The stretch of DNA CCAAAAATGTCGTGCGCGGGACGCAGCACCACCACGAGTTCTCACTTGCTGCATACAACCTGATGCATCCGCTTTGTTTTTAACTGTGTACGATATTCTTCCAGTTGACACGAATAACATCACTGGCATCCGGCAACTCAACTAGGATGGTTCCACGCGCTGTGAGCTGCCGGCTCTGGTGTGAAATTGCTACGCGGGAGGGGACGAGTTCAAGGGCAAGCGGTGTAGGAAGTAAGACGCTAGGCCGAACGTGTACGAAATTATATAGTGAAGTGTGAAGATGAACCCCCTCGAGGACTCCGTAAGGGGGTTCGCATGTGAACGGGAGCAGATTTCAGTTGCCTGGATGCAGGTCCACCCGCGGTGGCGCGTCACGCGCAGCACGAGCTTTACTCTCCCGGACAAAACAAACCCCGAATTCATGCTTGTGTCCGAGACGGAGGTTTCAGAATAGTAAGCCGGACGGGAAGGGCGATGACCATGCCCAAGTCGTCCGGTGCGTGCTAGCACGTCAGACTTTTTGACTATTGGCGTCGCTATGTGACCGACGACAAGTGAGGCCCGCGCTCCGCGATAGCCGGCTCATCGCTTTGTGTGCGGCTTTGGGATTTTCTGAACGCTCTATTGAAGGCTCATTGCTCATCATCTCCTCTTGAGAGACCACGTACTACCCCTGCTTCTGCTTCAGGGAGGGAGCCTGTCTCAGAGTCACGGTACAGTACGGTGAACGGATGTACAGGAGAGACACCAGCGACCACAGCTGCAGAAATAGGACTGACGAGAATTAAGCAAACGATGAAGAATTCAGAGAaaagcggagagagggacATGAGAGGAGCCAGTTGGTACCACTAGTCACTCTGTGCGTATTCAACCATAGACCAGCAGTCACACACGAACACCAGGACCAGTTTGGGGGAAGCAATCCTACAGAGTGAAGCAAGGTGACACACCGCTCACGCAGATATGATACGAAAGACATAAAAAGAAAGCAGACACACCTACAGGGATGAAACGGATTACCTGCATGCATATCGGCCGGGATGAGTCGTCTCAGAAACTGAAACGCTGCCTGGTGGTATCGCCACTTTTCGTGGCGATAACAAACCGTCAACTTACAATCCTTCAGTCTCATAAGTTGACGGTTTGTTCACAGTAGGCGAGGCAACTACGCAGagcacgcggcgcttctAAGGAATAGAGGAAGTTCGAGCGTGTGTCGGTCCCACTTCTTTACACAGAGTATCTCCCGCGAGCACCACGATTTAGAGAGCACAAACCCACAGACCGACCGATAATCAAATGCGTTTCTTATGGCCAATTCGACTGAACGGAGCAGGTGTGTTTTTTAACAAGAGGAAACGCGGCTTCTCTTCAGAGGAAAAAAAGTTGCGCTCGAGCCAGCCACACCCCCGTGTGGCGTAGCTTTTCCACATCCGGTAGAACTCACCCTCAAACTGAAGCCTCTCCCACATTATGTAAACCTCAGTGAAATAGACCGCCCGGGGACCTTTTCCGACCGAACCACAGAAAGGAAAGCATGCGCATGAACCCACGCCCCTCTTTAAATCTCTAAGCTTGTCTCAAACGCATTCAGCAGTCGAACAAGACATGCAGTCCAGTTCACCCACGCTCTCAGTCTACCCCTCTCATGTCTCCATAGAAGCCGGCACAGACCCGTGACACAGAAGAAGATCTACCGTAATCAAGCGCCCAACAAACGAACAACAAACTGGAGCCCTCGTGTTCACACGCCGAGTCATTCGATATTTCTCACAGGGCGGTGCGTCAATGCCAGACACACCGAAAAACCGTGACGAAATACTTAACAAGTTGGAGTGACATATATCAATACCTCGTCTCAATGACAATATATTTCGCGATCAATGTCTCTTTCAGCTTTTCCTACGCCCTGCCGTTCGCTGAAAATCCTTGACGCCCCAAGGGTGTCAAGGACGTTCTGCCCGGTTCCCCTTCCACCTGCTTGACCTTCTACCGCACGTGCCACTTACCATGTCTTCCATTTCGCTACCTCCCAGTTCGCGCGGCCCACCAGAGAACTGGAGGTGACAAAAACTCCTTTGTTTAGATAAGCTGCGTGGCTGAAGAAAGCGGTTCTTCCTTTGTTCTGGCCCGGTTAGTCTCCATCGTTCACTTGCGGTCCTGCGTCCTGGCAGGCGCCTAAATTTTCGAACACGCTCGCTGAGTTTGTAAAGCTTCCCGCTTATCTGAACAACTCAGCCACCGAGCTCCCCAAGCAAAAACTCACACAATTCAGAACCACAAATTCAGCTGGCAACAATGCGGCTCCATCTACATGTCTCGCAGAAGGTCAGGGTCTTCTTGCGGGGTTGCAGTTTGGCACAAGCCCACATAGTCGGCTGTAGGCCGCCACCTGGATATCGTGTAGTACACGGAGAAGAGTTGCGCAGCGAAACCTAAAACGATGATCAGATAGTGCGGGAGTCTCCGTCGAAactgcctcggcgccttcagCTTCAAATGCACGAGCGCGGGAAAAACGAACGCCAGAGGCACCCCGCACACGGCTCCCACCAGGGACACGAAACCGCCCAGGTGGTTCTTTCCGACCGTTGCCATGGCCAGCGTGGCAGTAACCTGAAAACAGAAGGTGAGCAACACTCACACCGCCGTGCCACGCGTTTGAGACCTGTGCGAAACACGAAAACAGGTCGCACAAGGGGAAAGACGGCATAAGACGATGCTCGATCTGGGCGGGTGGTCTTAAAAACTCGTATACAGTGATAGGACAGTGCCCCTTCAGTGCCTACGTAGCCAGTGGCGGACCCACGAATTTGCATGTGTCGATATGCGAAAAATGAATGCGCCACGTAGTCGCTTACGAGTAGTACGCGAATACTCGCGCTGACGTGTTCCCGCATTATTACCGATGTGTTCTTGACGTATGGTGACAACCTTTCCTCCACTATACCAGTGGCAGGAAAAAGCATCAACGGGTACGTCGAAAGAACAACAACAACGAAAATCGCCTGTACAACAGAAACCCAAGAGAGCAGCTCGACAGCGTTTTACCGCCTCGCAGAGATTGTCCAACGAAAAGGACTACACTGGATATCTGTCCACGCACGGCGGACAGGACGCTCAACGACCGTAGCGCGCCAGTCATTTATACATGTACCGTGCTGGGAGTCAAATCGAGTACCTGGATGGTGGCGCCCAGAGGACCGGCAGGCAGGTTGGAAAGGATGATCTCTTTCAGATCCTTGCCGAATGCGAGGATGCAAATCGTTGTGTACACGACGTACAGCGCGAGGAGCCCTGCCAGGCTAAGCGTGAGCAACTGTATCGAAGCAAAAACAGGAAAACGGGCCCTGCATATGTATGCGCCTTGGAAGCATTCCCACGTATGAGTGATGCAGAAcaaacgaagaaaagaaaCTATGTAGTGCAGTGGAGCAGCAAAACGGCTTTGACGGAGAACGGCGTACCGTTGAACCGCCACACCGTGAACTGTGAAATGCCGCCACATACGAGTGTCATACTGTGTACTCCCGAATACAGACACTCACACAGTAGGCATGTGCACATGACATGCAAACGCACGTCAGAGAATCCTACGCACGACTACCTCACGAATATAAACGTCGGCAAAATCCAGCCTACCAACGCGCGTACGAAACGCACACTGACGAAAGAAAGAAGCGACTGCGCAGTGCCACAGCGCTCAAGCCGACAACCACACAACGTCTGCACATATTGCGATTGCAACTCGTGACAACCTACCGCTGAGAATTTTCGCTGGACCGAGGGTTTCGCAGTGTTGCGTATGGGAAGAATCAAACCGGCGCCTGTAGGACAACACAGCACAGCAGCATTTTGAAAGCGCCGTTGGAAACGTCATGCACATACTTCCGTATGTGAACTCATTGCAGGACAGCAGCGGCTAGCAACATGTGTTGGTGCGTAGGCGACCCCCTATGTGACTGCAAGTATACACACTCGCCTGCGCGAACACGCGTACGCGCCTGTGATCGTGAGGAGCTCTTACCAAGCCACAGGTAGATACCCGTTCCGAGCACCACAGACCATCCGTCGAAGTTGAAGAAGTCGAAGGTGTGCACAGTTGGGTTTTGGCCCATGTGTACAAGCACCGCGACTATAAGGATAAGCATGCCGACAAGAGTTCCAAGATTACCCGCGAGCATGAGCGGAACGAGGTAGGACATATTCCGTACAAAACTAAGGGGGAGGAAGTACACAGACAGAGCCCAGATCATATACGTGACAGGAAACTCCATCCTGGACGAACATCCGGAGGCAACTTGAATGACATCCAAGAGATTGCGGGACGCTACAACCGCGTAGACGCTACAAAAGGAGACCTGCGATAGAAACACACAAGCTTCAACCAACGTCCTTCCCCACTTTCCCAGTGCATATTCTGCGATGACTTCGTACGTGTCGCGCACCCCCTGTTCACAACACTGGATGAGGAGGTGCATGCAGTACAAACTGAGCAAAAGAACTCCCGCCAGAGTCAGCAAAGAGAGAACTAAGCCTCCCTTCATCACCGCGTATGGGAGAAAAATAAAGACACTCCCCATGAACGCCTTGCATATAATCACACTCGTTCCAAAAGCACCCGTCGTCTTTCCCGTGGGACGGTTTGAAGCTTCTGCAAGCACCACTCAGAGAAAGCGccagggagaagaggaactCAATTTGTGGATTATCCAGAGTTGGACGCTGGTATCAAACGCGAACGCGCACCGAATGCGTCACGCATCAACCAGCCCCAGGTTGGTTTCTACTGCTATGAACCGAGTTGACTATGTGCCGTCCGAGAACTCCGGTAACTGCCGCTGTTGAACGCATGAAAAAGTGGCTTATAACTTATCATCAATCATCAGTTTGTCAATCCCTACATAGACAAGGAGCTGGGTACGCATACGCATatacctacatatatacaagacttacatatatatatacatgtacagATATGGCGGTAGGTACACATGCGTACCACCCGCGCCTTGTTGTTGAGGCCATCCTGCTGCTTCAGTATGTGGAAGGGACCTCAGAATGGCTTACCTTTGAGCAAGTCGCTGGTAGAATTCCCTCCCTCCGGATTGGTGGTTGAATTTGTTGCTGTGGTGGCGAGAAGGGAATCGTGGCGACAATGTGCTACTTGCATGGATGATGAAGAGACGATTTCCACCTCCGTGAGCGATGAGGAAGCAAGGCACACCATGATCTGTCCTTCTTGTCCTGCTTCCATATCCTGACGTTCCTCCGCAAGCGTCTCTCGCGATTGgagcgctgctgcctccacGGCTTCCTCAGGGGAAGCAAAACGAGCAACTTCAATAGGCATTTTATCGGCTCTTGTGGTACAAGTCGGCACCAGAAAAGAGCCCAGTGGCCGGGGCAACAGAGGTAAAACAGAGAATAAGGACGTTTGATCGCACCGTGGCACGGATGAACGAGGCCTGGGCGAACACCTTGTCCGGTCCACAAAAGAATGGCGTGTCGCTCCCAGTGGTGTGAGCACGGAACGCTGTGCAGCAATGCGTACGCCGCGGCACTCTGCAGGACGCTCTCAACAATGAGAAAATACAACGGAAACCAGCCATGTCAACCGGAAAATAACGGGATATTCACTTCATGAAAGACGGTGTGCACGTCGGATCTCTGGATCCGAGATGCAGCGACTACCTCCACACGTTCCTCATCTCCGAGAAAACTAGAAGCTTCCCTCTGTTGACCTACAAAAGCTCTCAACACTACAGGAACTCCTGTATAACTACCAGGCAATGTGCAAAGTGGCACCAAGGCCTACACTacgaggaagaaagcgagacagaagaaacaTATCAGTACGTGAGAGTCTGGGGACAACGTTGACGAAAAGTGAGCCATAATCCCCCGCCCGCAGAAATTTCACAACAATGAGCTTCAGATCAACGCACAGACTACAGGTTACTGATGAAGACTCGAAAGTTTCGCAAGTCGCGCCCCCAATCACGCCCCTTCGCGATTAAAAAACTCCATCGATTTTCAAAACGGTGCAATCGAGGCGACACTCTGCACGGAGAACCAGGACAACAGTTTGAGAAATAAGCACCAGTTCCACACAAACAAAAAAGGGACCTGTTAGGTTATGCTGCCTTGCCTGTCGCACAGCAAAGCAGGATGCACAGGTTGAACGACGAGCCATCACAATCACTGGCGGGAACAGAACGGCATTGCTTAGCACAAAAAGACGAGTGAGCTGCGGCAGTTCCAAGACCGAAACCAACAGCAAAACGCCGGCGGTCGAAGGCAGAACTCGTCCTCTCATCGACAGGTTTCAACCTGTGGTCGGCACGGCAGTCCGACGACAATCGAACCCGCAAAAACCAATGAGGTTTCGATATCAAAACAACGTTCTTCTCCGAGCAGCTACCCAAGCTCTCCTTCGTGTACGCAGACGCATAGACGCAGACCCACATCTTTTGCTAGGCGAGCAAAAAACGGTGGGCTACGGGGGAAACTGCCTTCGGAGGTTGACAAGTCTGCGCAGGCCGAAGCATGTCACCGCCGAACTTAGCAAGAATACAGTTCCCTCCGTGTGGTAGCCGAGCCACAGAACACTCGATTAATCGAGAAACGAACATCCGTCTTCACCCGCCACTGGCCAGCGGAGTAGAGTTTGCACGCTCCAAGACTGCAACCCCGTTCCAGAATGCTGCCACGGCTACACCGTTCTACTATGAAAACATAGCTGTGCCTTTTTACATACGTCCACGGGTAGCTCACTAGCCACAGTGTTTTGTGTTCTCATCTACGCCTTCCCCCCGGAGACAGTAGTCACAACCTCGGCTAGCCACCCCCTGATTTCTACACGGAGATGAATGTGACAGGCAAACCGTGCCCCTGGACGCGAACAGGAAATCACCTTAGCCCCCTCCATTACGGCAGCAGGGAATGACTGCTatctcgccgccgcgtctctggcTCGTTACCCGCGCGATCGCTATAATTGTAACGCGGACAAGAATACGGAGGTTGACAATTAGTACCAAGGACAAAGTCGAAGAAGGTTAGAAAGGTCCCACGAGGACCCGAAAGAGGCTTCGCTTTGACAAAAGGCTTGAGGAAGTGAACGCGTGCGAGTACAAGAGTAAGCCGGctggggagagagacagcgacacGATACGGTGTCTCGCCGCCGGCTACGGGAAGGAtacggcggcgcctctcttcgTTCAATCCAATTCGCCTTCCACGCTTCAACAAAAATCACGCAAAGGCAGTTTCTCGAGCCCAACCCGGCGTCATTGCTCGTGAGCTGACTGCACTGTTTCATCCCGGGTGACTCGGAAGAGATAGTGCTGATGACAATCGCGCGACTTGAGGGTACCGAGACCGCGGGAAACTCGCCATGCACGTCTGATACCGTTCCGGTTAGGTCGCTCACCACCTTCAGGTG from Besnoitia besnoiti strain Bb-Ger1 chromosome V, whole genome shotgun sequence encodes:
- a CDS encoding transmembrane amino acid transporter protein (encoded by transcript BESB_059260), with the translated sequence MPIEVARFASPEEAVEAAALQSRETLAEERQDMEAGQEGQIMVCLASSSLTEVEIVSSSSMQVAHCRHDSLLATTATNSTTNPEGGNSTSDLLKEASNRPTGKTTGAFGTSVIICKAFMGSVFIFLPYAVMKGGLVLSLLTLAGVLLLSLYCMHLLIQCCEQGVRDTYEVIAEYALGKWGRTLVEACVFLSQVSFCSVYAVVASRNLLDVIQVASGCSSRMEFPVTYMIWALSVYFLPLSFVRNMSYLVPLMLAGNLGTLVGMLILIVAVLVHMGQNPTVHTFDFFNFDGWSVVLGTGIYLWLGAGLILPIRNTAKPSVQRKFSALLTLSLAGLLALYVVYTTICILAFGKDLKEIILSNLPAGPLGATIQAIFVVVVLSTYPLMLFPATGIVEERLSPYVKNTSVIMREHVSASIRVLLVTATLAMATVGKNHLGGFVSLVGAVCGVPLAFVFPALVHLKLKAPRQFRRRLPHYLIIVLGFAAQLFSVYYTISRWRPTADYVGLCQTATPQEDPDLLRDM